A stretch of DNA from Poecile atricapillus isolate bPoeAtr1 chromosome 36 unlocalized genomic scaffold, bPoeAtr1.hap1 SUPER_36_unloc_4, whole genome shotgun sequence:
TCCTCCCCGCAAAACCGCCCGAGGCGCCGCGCGTCGTCCCGCGCCCCCCCCTCGAACACGGCCACGTAATCGTAGCGACAATGGGGGTCGGGCTCCACGTCGAACTTCCCGAACCGCAGCTCCACCACCTGCACCCCCCCACCCAAATCCGGGCTCAAACCCCCGGCCCCAGATCCCTCTACATCCCCCTGAATCCCCCGGGTTCCCTCAACCCCttcagacccctccccaaattctcctgAGCCTCCCTGAACCATCCCGGTCTCTCTTCAGCCACCCCCGACATTCTCTTGCGACCCGCCAAAGGATTTctgaccccccccaaatccctcctgtcccccccccaacccccccatggctctcccagccccccccGACACCTGCAAAACCCTCCTGACCCCCCtcatcccccaaatcccctccgacttccccaaatcctcctgacACCTCCAAACGACCCCAGTGTCGCCCCaacctcccccaaaccccctctgAACCCCCCGTCCGCCCTTCTGACTcgcccaggaccccccaaaccttgTCGGGGGGGGCCACGatgtgccaggagcagctgatCCCGGGGGGATAATTCTCCTCTGGCCAGTTTGGGGTGTTCAGGCTCCCCTGGGGCTTCTCCAGCCGCCCACCACAAAACTGATGCTCTGGGGGagtgggcagggcagggtgacATTTTTGGGGGGCACAGACACGTTTGGACACACCCCTCCCCCTATTTTCCCACACCGCCGGCATCTTCTCTgtccctgagaccccccaaaattcgGGTGGGGGTTGGGAGGGGGGCTCTgccaaaaccaccctgggactggggagaggagatggaatttggggagcgTGACCCCCCCCCGGGAATGTTTTTgtaaatttgggggggggggggtcgtACTCACCATCAAAATAGTGCCAGGACTCCCCGAAAAAATGGGGTTTATTAAAGACCCCCGAACGCCGCCGTCCCTGGGGGGGCCCTGCAAAAGGGTTGGGCTGGATTGGGGGGGGCCTGAGTGGGTTCGGGTGGTTTCAGGGGCCTCCATGGGGGTTTccaagggattttggggggttccttGATGGATTGGGGGGGTTGGGATGTTCCATGTGGCTTTGGGGGTTCTCCATGTGGATTTGGGGGGTGTCCACAGGGGTGTTGGGGATCTCCTGCTCTCcatcagctctgctccctgtcccccttttcccttcagctTTTGCCTCCATTTTGTGCcagtttccttcatttttttctgacactttgctccatttttccctCTGGCCTTTCCCTcaaacttttcctttcttttcagtcATTCTTccctctgttgttttttttttttttttgttatgttttgttttgaattatttttcttttcagtttttcatgctcgttttttcttttcctcttatttttctcCATATCCCATCACactttcccctctttttctcctcagctttcccctcctttcttcCCTTGCACTTTTGCCTTGtttccctgttttctccttacactttcctcccattttctctccacccttttccattttttcctcacacttttcattaatttccctcttttttttttttccctctcacttttcccccccatttcTCCATCAGggtttttccccttctgttttcagtttcacatgtttccctccttttccagtCACACTTTCTCCTCATTCCCACTGTTTTCTTCCACACTTTTCCAAACTTCACAGTTCCTCTGCCCTCCgcagcttttccctctttttccatcTCATTCCAGGATCCCCAGGACCTCCTGGAAGGGGTTTTGGCCTCTCAGCCCACacggttttgggggtctccttgggggtttgggggattttggggtttctaCAAGACTTTGGGGTTGTTGCTGTAAGGTTTTGGAGTCGTCCACATTTCCAGGGATCtctttgggtggttttgggggtgtccccgtgGGATTGTCCCTACTCCTCGCCGGCGGTGCTCCCTCCCccttgttttttttgggggggtctcccCGCCAGGCCCTCTCTCACCCACCGTTGGTCGGGGGGCTGCCGGCGCTGAACCAGGCTAGGAAGCCCCTCCCAGCCGTGCCGCCGTCGCTCTCCATGTGCAGCCGGAGCCGGTTTTGGGGTGCCCGAAGGGCCCCCGGGCGGAAGGTGCCACAGAAGCGCCCCAAAAGCGGCGCCCCAGGGCCGTGGCCCCCGAACACCGAGAGGGCGTCAAAGCGGCACAGAGGGTCCGGCTCCAGGTCAAAGATGCGGAAGGAGAGGGTGGCCACCTGGCCCTCAGGGACCtaggggacattggggggtcaCCACGCAGCCCTTGGGCAGCTGGGAGgtggtggggattttggggacttTGGGGTGACACCACCCGGTCCCCAGATGACACTTTGGGGTGTCACCACCTGGTCTTTATGGATCTAGGGACATTgaagggccaggctggacaccaggggacatcaggAACCCTGGGGACATTGGCATATTACCCCCCTTGGGTTTCTTGGGGGTGGCACGGAGTCACATAAGGGGGGGACACACGGGAGACACAGAGCGGTGCCACCACCTGTCCCTCAGCCCCTCGCGGGATGcgggaacacctggggacacaagGAGGGGAAGAACTGGGACAGCCAAGGGGAAACCTCAGCGTTTCGGCGTGCGCCAGGCGGGGTTGGGATGTACACGGGTGGGTGGGGGTGAGCGGGGTGGGGTTGGGAGGCAggtggggtgtccctgggttTCGGGGTGCCCCGGGGGTTCGTACCGTGATGGTCCAGGTGCAGTTGCTGCCGGGGGGGTAATGCCGGGGGAAGCCCTCGCTGGCGATGAACCCCGACTCCCCGCGATGGTCCCCCCCGCACGGGAATACCGGGAACACCGGCCTGGGGGGACACGGCGGGTCACGGGGAACCCAAGACGGGGGAAAACCCGAGCTCGGGGGGTTCCCCGATCCCGAGAGAGGGGTCCCGGGCTGTGCGCGATCCTGGTCCCGGGGGCTCTTGGGGCAATCTCGGGTCTGAGAAGGGCTCCTAGCTCGCCGTTGGGGTTCTGGACCGAGGAACAAAAAAGTCCCGGTGCCCAGGCGGGTGTCCGGGACCGCGCGGGGGTTCTGGACGAGGGTGTCCTGTGTTGGGAATGTCCCGCCTCGGGCCAAGCCCTGTCTGCGGGGGTGTCGGTCCCGTCCCGGAGTGCCACGTTCTGGGGGAGGTCCCGTCCCGGGGGTGCCGTGTCCTATCCCGGGGGTCCCGTCTGGTCTCGGGGGTGCCGTTACCTGCTGGCGTTGGGCCGGGCGCTGGGGTGGGGGCTCGGGGCTGGTTCCTGCCCCGCGGACGGGGTTGGGCTTAGAGCCCCCAGCACcccgagcagcagcagcggcagcggcggcggcccgAGGCGGCTCATggcgcggccgggccggggcgaACGGGGCCGGAACGGGGCGAACGGGGCCGGGGGGTACCGGGGTacgggcagggatggggggggcGGTATTGAACGGGAAAGGGCGTGGCCACGTAGGGACACGCCCAAAGGGGCGGGACACACGGATCAACTCAGCGGTGCCCACAGGGGCGGGGATTTGTCGGACACGCCCACAGCACGCCCATAGAAGGcgaggggcggggccgcgcggTATGGGCGGGGTCTGCtggagccgcggccccgcccgaGCCGCAGAAAGGGGCGGGGCAGGGGCGGGgccagagctgccaggctggAGTGGGCTGGGCCAGCAGAGAGGAGGCACCAGAATGGGGGGGGCCCCAGAAATGAGGCGCTTCTTTTTAATTAGCGGAATCGCCATAATTAGGGACTCCCCTGTAAGAATCCCTCCTGACCGAGGGCCCCtcccacagacacacacacgcgacggggggggggggcagtGTGACAGCAGCTGGGGGCGTCCCCGGCGAGGAGACCCCCCCGAttgtgggggtgggggggagagGCCGTGATTGTCCGTTTGGGGGAGGGcgtgtccccaaaatcccacaccCCCTACGGGATGGGGCCCCGCGCCTTCAGGTCGGGAGCCGAGCGCTGGCGGCGGACACGGGGCGGGGGTGTTCCCAGGGCGCGGGGTGGGGACCCCCCGTCCAGGGATCCCCGGCGGGGACGCCCCgagggagggggcggcgggggcggacTGTTTTCGGCTTGGGGGGAGTCCCCTCCGGTTCCCCAAGCCAGGCGGTGCTGGGGGTTGCTCTTGAAGGGGAAACGCAGCTTGGAGTCCTGGGGGGCCGGGTGGAAGCGCGGGGGTCGgcgggggggctgggggggctgcgGGCCCCCCGCCATGAGCCGGGCCTGCTCCTGGCGCAGCCAGCGCAGCCGCCCCCGCCGGAACGCCGGGTCCTGCTCCATGAGCCGGCAcagccgcgccgccgccgccgacGGGGGCGAAGGGGGCGCAGCCCCTCCATccgtgctgggctgggggaggtcCGGGGGGGGTTCCTGGGAAGGTTCTTGGGGCGGCGGCTCGGCCTCGTCACCATCGTcctgaggcagggaggagaagaggaTTAGAGGAGtcggggggggtttggggaaggaaaagaggcGTTGTGGGGTGGGAGTCGCGTTTGGGGGCGTCAGGGGCGGATTTGTGGTGTCAGGGCGCTGTGTGGGGCAGCTGGGATCAGGGGGTTATGGTGTGCTATGGTGGAGGTGCGACCCATGCCAGAGTCCGGCTCAGGGGTGCTGTGGGAGGTTGTGGGTCAGGCCGCCGGTGCCGTGGGCAGACAGAGCCCATGCCAGGGCCATTCGGGGTGCTGTGGGTCAGGCTCTGGGGTGCCCGGGGCCGCCCCTCACCGGCGGCAGCGGGATGACGCGCTCCATCTGCCCCACGCGGTCGCGAAGGGCCCGGATCTGCTCGTCCTTGGCGCTGTTCTGCCGCTTCACCTCCCGCAGGATCCCCGCCAGCCTGTCCAGGTGCAGCCGCAGCCCCTCCACCTCGCTCACCTGctcgccgccgcccccgccctcATCCTCCTCGCCGCCGCCCACGGCGTCCCACACGTCCCTGGCCACGGCTCGCCAGCCGTCGCGCTCGGTGGGCTCGCGTTTGCCGTggcggcggcacagctcccgcAGCCGCGCCAGGCTCAGCGCCTCCAGCTCACGCCGCGCCGGCCGCGGCTCCCGCAGGGCCACCTCGAGGCTCAGCTCCCGCACGGCCTGAGCCTTCAGGTCGGCCATGGTGACCcacggggacggggacggggccGGCGAGGACGGGGTCGGGGATCCCCGGCGGCGCTGCGGGATCTGGTAGACGCGCAGCGGCTCCCGGCGCTTGCCCGGAGCCGGCAGCgggagcccggcccggcgcaGCACCGAGCGCACGGCGGGCGCGGGCAGCGCCTGGCGCAGTGACGAGATCAGGCGCCAGCCGGCCTCGTAGCACGGGGCGTCCTCAGTggcggggggctgcggggggacacggggcacGTGTTGGGGGACGTGGGAGCTGCCCAGagtggagctctggcagccaggGGACACCCGGAACACCCCCAAGGGATTCCCAAGAGACAGCTGTGACACCCAGAAGCCATCCGACTACATCTAGGGACCCGGGGATCACTTGGGACACTGAGACTATCTGTGGGACACCCAGGTAAGGCCGGAATTCCCAAATGATCCCCATGCACCTCTCACCTGTGGCTGATCTGACGCTTCCTTCTCCAGCTGGGGGTGGTTCTCCAGGTCCTGGAGCCTGGGGCCGAGGACACACACAGGGTGAGCCCCCCCAGCTAACCCCAGGGTGGACCCCAAGTGTCTCCAGGTGGTGTCCCTACCTCTGGAGGCGCATGTCGatgccctgctgctccagcagctcccgctGCGCCAGGTTCCAGTCTGGGGGGGGCCCAGGCGACGCCCCCCGTTCCCGCTCCCGCCGCGCTTGCTCCGGGTGCGTGAAGCGGAACACGTGGTTCTTCCCCAAAATGAGGCGGTGGCCTAGTTTCGGGGGTGTTGGAGGGGTCACAGGGGATTTAGGGAAGATTTGGGCAGGGTCAcagggagttttgggggaatttaGGTGGGAAAGGGGGGTTTGAAAGTGTCATAACGGATTCAAGAGAAAATATGGGGGCGACACAGGATTTGTGGAAGGTtgaggggaatctggggggcACGCTGAGATTTCTGGGAAGGTTCAAGGGAGAACCACAGGATCTGGGGAGGATTCTCGagagacacacagagatttgggaAGACTTTGGGGGTCCCTACCCGACTTGAGCACCACCGGCTCCGTCACCTGCTTCCCGTTGACGTAGGTCTCAGCCCCCTCACATGGCTCCAGGGTCACCACAACTTCAGGAGGGGACAAGGGGAGGGCGAGTCACTTGGCTGTTAAACTGAGGGGcaggaatcccaaatcccccccagtcCCACGACCCTCCCTCTCCCACCGGCATGGGGGGAGCGGTACCTGGGGGGGCCGTGGTGACCTGCTCCAGTGGCAGCGATTGGGGGGGCGAGAAAGAGGAATTAAGGTATGCCAGGAGGGGGCTGGGCAAGGaggggcaccccaaaatctggtGCCCCCCCCGAATTCCATACCTTCCCCCGAGGGGTCAGGGCAGCTGCGGAAGAGGCAGTGCTTCTCCCGGATGAACGGCCCTGACAGCTTGATGTCCACATCCACTTGGCCCACCCTGGAAGAGGGGGGCACAGGGCAAGTTGGGGAGGGGGCTAGGGGGGGCCCTGAGGGGGCTTGGGGGTGCCACAGCCCCCCACTCACCTGGTCACACCATCCTTTATGTGGTATAGGAGGCACTCGGACATCAGTGGGTCCTCGTTGAGGTTCACCAAGTGTGGGGTCTTTTGGGGAAGGGGGGCACAAAAATAAGAggcagggtgggggaggggggtcCCTCACAGTGAAGCCCGCCGCAGCCCCTTCCAACTTGCCTTTTTAGGAGAGAATACACCCACGGTGCCGCCATCCTCCCGTAGAGCCACCCCCATCTCGGCCAGCAGCGCTTCCCTGGAGGGCacagggaatttggagggggcAAGAGTGCATGGGGTAGTTTAGGGAGTGTTGGAGGCtatgggggcactggggggggcATAAGGAGCATTGAGGTGAACcgtggtggggctggggggagggtTCAGGCTATCTGGTGGGGTTGGGGAATGTTTTGGGGGTTGTGGTGGGGGTCTGGGGCACCCCCTCAC
This window harbors:
- the PCOLCE gene encoding procollagen C-endopeptidase enhancer 1 isoform X1, with the translated sequence MSRLGPPPLPLLLLGVLGALSPTPSAGQEPAPSPHPSARPNASRPVFPVFPCGGDHRGESGFIASEGFPRHYPPGSNCTWTITVPEGQVATLSFRIFDLEPDPLCRFDALSVFGGHGPGAPLLGRFCGTFRPGALRAPQNRLRLHMESDGGTAGRGFLAWFSAGSPPTNGPPQGRRRSGVFNKPHFFGESWHYFDEHQFCGGRLEKPQGSLNTPNWPEENYPPGISCSWHIVAPPDKVVELRFGKFDVEPDPHCRYDYVAVFEGGARDDARRLGRFCGEETPGPILSSSPELLVQFVSDLSVTADGFSATYTLRDRGSAPEPPPTKPRGGGKGKPPPSPKAGPPTAAPALATPCPQRCRRAGTLQSNFCSSDFVLTGTVKSVSRGPPQEPGWAVVSVLSLYKSGALEVPQPAKGATLRLQLPCRLCPALKKGSSYILMGRLGGEGGALLPPDAFVVPYRPQQQQILGNLSKRPCRGTP
- the KIF1C gene encoding kinesin-like protein KIF1C; this encodes MAGASVKVAVRVRPFSARESSRQAKCVIQMQGNTTCITNPKLPKDATKHFTFDYSYWSHTSEEDPNFASQRRVYQDIGEEMLAHAFEGYNVCILAYGQTGAGKSYTMMGRQEPGQRGIIPQLCEDLFARVTREGSPELSFSVEVSYLEIYCERVRDLLNPKSRGGLRVREHPLLGPYVQDLSRLAVASFADIADLMDSGNKARTVAATNMNETSSRSHAVFTIVFSQRRRDPLSDLTTEKVSRISLVDLAGSERADASGAKGIRLKEGANINKSLTTLGKVISALAEATSKKKKPDFIPYRDSVLTWLLKENLGGNSRTAMIAALSPADSNYEETLSTLRYADRTKQIRCHAVINEDPNARLIRELREEVTRLRELLSAQGLSDTTLSAPPATTSPTLNGGPGLEPPLGPTEAMERLQETEKIIAELNETWEEKLRRTEALRLEREALLAEMGVALREDGGTVGVFSPKKTPHLVNLNEDPLMSECLLYHIKDGVTRVGQVDVDIKLSGPFIREKHCLFRSCPDPSGEVVVTLEPCEGAETYVNGKQVTEPVVLKSGHRLILGKNHVFRFTHPEQARRERERGASPGPPPDWNLAQRELLEQQGIDMRLQRLQDLENHPQLEKEASDQPQPPATEDAPCYEAGWRLISSLRQALPAPAVRSVLRRAGLPLPAPGKRREPLRVYQIPQRRRGSPTPSSPAPSPSPWVTMADLKAQAVRELSLEVALREPRPARRELEALSLARLRELCRRHGKREPTERDGWRAVARDVWDAVGGGEEDEGGGGGEQVSEVEGLRLHLDRLAGILREVKRQNSAKDEQIRALRDRVGQMERVIPLPPDDGDEAEPPPQEPSQEPPPDLPQPSTDGGAAPPSPPSAAAARLCRLMEQDPAFRRGRLRWLRQEQARLMAGGPQPPQPPRRPPRFHPAPQDSKLRFPFKSNPQHRLAWGTGGDSPQAENSPPPPPPPSGRPRRGSLDGGSPPRALGTPPPRVRRQRSAPDLKARGPIP
- the PCOLCE gene encoding procollagen C-endopeptidase enhancer 1 isoform X2, with protein sequence MSRLGPPPLPLLLLGVLGALSPTPSAGQEPAPSPHPSARPNASRPVFPVFPCGGDHRGESGFIASEGFPRHYPPGSNCTWTITVPEGQVATLSFRIFDLEPDPLCRFDALSVFGGHGPGAPLLGRFCGTFRPGALRAPQNRLRLHMESDGGTAGRGFLAWFSAGSPPTNEHQFCGGRLEKPQGSLNTPNWPEENYPPGISCSWHIVAPPDKVVELRFGKFDVEPDPHCRYDYVAVFEGGARDDARRLGRFCGEETPGPILSSSPELLVQFVSDLSVTADGFSATYTLRDRGSAPEPPPTKPRGGGKGKPPPSPKAGPPTAAPALATPCPQRCRRAGTLQSNFCSSDFVLTGTVKSVSRGPPQEPGWAVVSVLSLYKSGALEVPQPAKGATLRLQLPCRLCPALKKGSSYILMGRLGGEGGALLPPDAFVVPYRPQQQQILGNLSKRPCRGTP